The following nucleotide sequence is from bacterium.
TACAAGTGGCGTTTTGTATATGAGGAGCAAGGTTTTAAAACGTTTTATCTGATAGCAAATGATGAAAAAGACAACATAGCGGGCATATTCCCCTTTGCAAAGATCCCTATGTTTCTGAATGACAGCATACATTCAATGCCTCTTGGAGGAGCTTATGGCGGGCCGCTTAGCAGAAGCGCTGAAGTTATAACTGCATTAATGAAGAGAATGGATGAAATATGTCTTAAGGAGAATGTAGCATGTGCTAACATTCTAATGAATCCTCATATGGATAATACCGAATTAATTAGACATTGCAGGACTGTGGGTTATAAGCCTACATATACTGCCGATAAATCTCCTAATATTTTTGTATTAAATGCGTTGGATTATAAGATTGTCTGGAAATCATTTGATAGAATGGTGAGAAAGGCTATAAGAAAAGCAAAAAGAGAGGGAGTCTTCATAATAAAGAATGACTGGAATCTCATGGATGAATACTATTCCATACTGATAAAGAACAGGAAGAAGATTAAAACAAAAATTATGGATAAAAAAATATTTTACGAGAGATTCAATCTCTTTCGGGATTATACAGATTTATATATTGCTGTATACAAAGGCAAGCCTATAGCAGGGATGTATTGTTTTGATTTTAATAACATCAGGTATCTTTTTGATAATGTTTCTATTCCTGAGTATATGAAATATCGTCCGAATAACCTGCTATACAACGAAATGATAAAAGATGGTTGTGAAAAGTCGGATATTGATATAATTGATTTCGGAAGCACTGCTCCAAAATCATCGTATTTCCGATGGAAAAAACAGTATGGAGGAACTCCAGTGCCTCTTCAATACTATGAGAAAACATACAGCCCTGTAAAGAAATTTATAAGAGAGAAGACTGTAAGACCGCGTGTTATGATTAGAAGACTGATATGGAGCAAACTGGTTTCGCAGGAACAGGCAAATAAAATGTCACCTAAAATGCGCAAATTTCTGGAATGGTTCTAAATTATGAAGGCTGTAGTATCTATCCCAACATATAATGAAGCGGAAAACATAGAAGGTCTTGTGTATCAAATATTAGATCTACCTGTGGATATAGGGGTGATAATTATAGATGACAATTCTCCTGATGGCACTGGCAAAATTGTTGATAGACTTCACATTGAATTTCCGGATAGGGTATATCATCTGCATAGAGAGAACAAAGCCGGGTTTGCTGCAGCTCATAAAGCAGGGCTGAAATATGCTCTTAGGAATACAGACGCGGAATATATATTAACAATGGATGCTGATTTCTCACATGATCCCAAATATATCCCAGAAATGCTGACTAAAATGGAAGAATATGACGTAATTATCGGGTCTAGATATATTGAAAATGGAGGGACTCAGAATTGGGGCATAGGTAGAAAACTGCTGAGCAGAGGGGCAAATATATATGCTAGAACAATATTAAGTCTTTCTGCCGGGGATTGCACAGGAGGATTCAGATGTTTTAGGAGAAAGGTTGTTGAACATATTGGTATAGAACATTTGTATTCCCATGGATACGGATATTTAATAGAGACATTGTTTAAATGTCAGAGAAAAGGATATAGAGTAGGGGAAATTCCAATAATCTTTGTAGATCGCCAGTTTGGAAAATCAAAGCTGTCAAAAGCCATTGCTGTAGAGGCGTTTTTCTTAGTCTTAAAGTTAAGGATTAGGGGAGAGAAGTGAAGATATTATTAATAAATCCTCCCAAATACGACAAAAGGCTCTACACTCTCAGAGATGAGATATGTTTTCAGAATGTCAAATACGTACCTTTTCCTCTCAGACTTGCACAGGTTGCCAGCGTATTAAAACATATTTCTGATGTTCAGGTTATTGATGCAAATGCGCTTGAGTTAGGCTGGTCGGAACTTGAGGAGCAAATGCCTGAATGTGACGCTGTGATATTCCAATCAGCAGCTGGCTTGATAGCGCATGATATGAAAGTAGCGGATATTGCAAAAAGAAAGTTCGGGAAAGATGTTAAAACGATTCTTATAGAAACTGTGCTAGCTCCTATATATCCGGAGCGAATGTTAGAGGATTTTATGAGTTTAGATATAATTGTACGAGGACAGCCAGAAGTAGTTATACCGGACATAATCAAAAACATAGAATCAAAGCTTAGAAATGTAAAAGGTATAGCGTTTAGAGATGTGAGCGGAAAGATTGTTGCAACAGACTCTGCCAACATCATGAACTCATTAGATGAACTGCCGTTCATGGCATACGATCTATTTTCGATGGACAGATATTCAATTGGCTACTTAGATCTTCCTTTTCACGAGAAACTGGTTCCCGGGATTAGAATAAGAACTACAAGGGATTGCCCATATGCATGTCCTTTTTGCATAATAGGCTCAAGCAGATGGAGGGGATATGACCGCAAGTGGAAAGCAATGTCTTCTGAAAGAGTGCTTAACGAGCTGGAGTATGTTGTCGATAAGTATAAGATTTATGGATTTTTTTTCTGGGACGAAACCTTTACTCTTGATCAGTCCCGTGCAGAGAAAATATGTGATGGAATAATAAATAGAAATCTCAATCTCCAGTGGCGCTGTTTAACCAGAATAGATCGTATTAACCAAAATCTTCTCTGGAAAATGGCTAGAGC
It contains:
- a CDS encoding GNAT family N-acetyltransferase, with the translated sequence YKWRFVYEEQGFKTFYLIANDEKDNIAGIFPFAKIPMFLNDSIHSMPLGGAYGGPLSRSAEVITALMKRMDEICLKENVACANILMNPHMDNTELIRHCRTVGYKPTYTADKSPNIFVLNALDYKIVWKSFDRMVRKAIRKAKREGVFIIKNDWNLMDEYYSILIKNRKKIKTKIMDKKIFYERFNLFRDYTDLYIAVYKGKPIAGMYCFDFNNIRYLFDNVSIPEYMKYRPNNLLYNEMIKDGCEKSDIDIIDFGSTAPKSSYFRWKKQYGGTPVPLQYYEKTYSPVKKFIREKTVRPRVMIRRLIWSKLVSQEQANKMSPKMRKFLEWF
- a CDS encoding polyprenol monophosphomannose synthase, producing MKAVVSIPTYNEAENIEGLVYQILDLPVDIGVIIIDDNSPDGTGKIVDRLHIEFPDRVYHLHRENKAGFAAAHKAGLKYALRNTDAEYILTMDADFSHDPKYIPEMLTKMEEYDVIIGSRYIENGGTQNWGIGRKLLSRGANIYARTILSLSAGDCTGGFRCFRRKVVEHIGIEHLYSHGYGYLIETLFKCQRKGYRVGEIPIIFVDRQFGKSKLSKAIAVEAFFLVLKLRIRGEK
- a CDS encoding radical SAM protein, giving the protein MKILLINPPKYDKRLYTLRDEICFQNVKYVPFPLRLAQVASVLKHISDVQVIDANALELGWSELEEQMPECDAVIFQSAAGLIAHDMKVADIAKRKFGKDVKTILIETVLAPIYPERMLEDFMSLDIIVRGQPEVVIPDIIKNIESKLRNVKGIAFRDVSGKIVATDSANIMNSLDELPFMAYDLFSMDRYSIGYLDLPFHEKLVPGIRIRTTRDCPYACPFCIIGSSRWRGYDRKWKAMSSERVLNELEYVVDKYKIYGFFFWDETFTLDQSRAEKICDGIINRNLNLQWRCLTRIDRINQNLLWKMARAGCKLIEYGIESGDPSVRKDMQKNFSNQEAINAIKQTKEAGIKANCDLIVGMPWDDKNTLHRTFELAKELDADNIHLTMAFPYPKTQLFDIAEKENLIAASDIYPLIVGKRVRVGARSVMQTRRLSVDELEKIWKKMRKGINRYYIFKNVIKRPSVIRDILRKRGFPAILKGMRMLVKNT